One window of the Vicinamibacteria bacterium genome contains the following:
- a CDS encoding thioesterase family protein, translated as MGSPFVIEHRIPWSDVDLAKLVYFPRYFSYFEMAELEWIRQHGLSYEKLLEELDIWMPRVAAHANYRSPARLADPIAIEMRLGRLGHSSFTLGFDALLLPERKPVADGYIVIATVARSSYRPTKVPEKLRALLAELETRDVAR; from the coding sequence ATGGGCTCACCCTTCGTCATCGAGCATCGAATTCCCTGGTCGGACGTGGATCTCGCGAAGCTCGTGTATTTCCCGCGCTATTTCAGTTACTTCGAGATGGCCGAGCTCGAGTGGATCCGGCAGCACGGCCTGAGCTACGAGAAGCTACTCGAAGAGCTGGACATCTGGATGCCTCGGGTCGCGGCCCACGCGAACTATCGTTCACCCGCTCGCCTCGCCGATCCGATCGCCATCGAGATGCGGCTCGGGCGGTTGGGCCACTCGAGCTTCACTCTGGGCTTCGACGCGTTGCTCCTCCCCGAGCGAAAGCCGGTCGCCGATGGGTACATCGTCATCGCGACCGTCGCGCGTTCGAGCTATCGACCGACGAAGGTGCCGGAGAAACTGCGAGCGCTCCTCGCGGAGCTCGAGACGCGGGATGTGGCCAGGTGA